The following nucleotide sequence is from Gemmatimonadota bacterium.
AGGTTCAGGTTGCGCTCGAGCCGCGTGGCGTCGACGACCACCACGGTGACGTCGGGCCGACCGAACAGGATGAAGTCGCGCGCGACCTCTTCGTCCACGCTGCCGGCCTGGAGCGAGTAGGTGCCGGGCAGATCGACGATCTTGACGCGCCGATCCTCGTGCAGGAAGGCGCCCTCCGCCCGCACCACGGTCTTGCCGGGCCAGTTGCCCGTATGCTGGCGCAATCCGGTCAGGGCGTTGAAGACGGTGGTCTTGCCGGTGTTGGGGTTGCCCGCCAGCGCCACCAGGATGTCCCAGCGGTCGGGCTTGAGGCCCAGACGCACCAGGCTCTGTTCGCGGTGCTCGTGGCAGCCGGCGCGGGGCTCGGGAACGAGGGTGGCCATGGCGTCACGCGCTCCGGACGGACGGGGTCGCGGCGGGCTCCACCTCCACCCAGCGCGCCTGATCCCGGCGGAGCGCGATCAGGGCCCCGCGGATCCGGTAGGCGACCGGATCGCCTCCGCTGCTGACGAGCTCCGGCACCACGAGCGTGCCGGCCACCACGCCCAGGTCGAGCAGTCGGCGCCGTTGGGGCCCCTGGCAGGCGGGGGAGATCCCGGCCACCCGCGCCACCTCGCCGCGCGGCACGTCGGCGAGCGAGCGGCGCGAGCGGGGGATGCCCTCCCCCTCCACCAGCGGGCGGACCGTCACATGGCCGGCGACCGAGCGCGGGATCACGCGCTCGCCGAACTCCCCGACCACGCGAACGCCGTGGGTGCCGCGCTCCTGCACCTCCATCCGGGCCCCGGGCACCAGACCCAGCTCGGTGAGCTGCCGGAAGACCTCCGGCGGCTCGTCCTCCACGTGGGTCACCGCCACGGCGCTGCCGGGCTCGACGCTGTTGAGCGTCGTGGCCCGGTACGGAGGCAGCGACCCGTCCGGTCGGGGGATCGGATCCCCGTGCGGGTCGTACAGCGGGTGCCCCAAGCGGGCGGACAGCGCGTCCACCTCGCCGCCCGTCAGCGTATGCTCCGCTTCCTCCGCAACCGTGTGCCAGTCCTCCGGACGCACACCGGTCCGGTCCGCCAGGTAGCGCTCCCAGAGCCGGTGCGTGCGCAGGATGCGCAGCGCGTACTCGCGTCCCGCCTCGGTGAGGCTCGGCCCCGCGGGATCCAGGCTCACCAGTCCGCCCTCCGAGAGCCGTTGGAGCGTCGAGGACGCGAGGAGGCGCGTGATCCCGAGGGCGCCCGCCAGCGTGTCGGCGGACGAGGCGACGCCGCGTCGTTCCGCGGACAGCAGCTGCTTGAGGGCGTCCTCCATGCGAACCCGCTCGCTGGAGCGCAGCGAGCGACGGACGCGCGCCACGACCCCCCTCCCCGGCCACAGCAGCAATGCGACCAGGAGGGCGACGGCGAAGAACCAGAGCAGCGCGTGCTCGGGGGTGGGAAGCTGGGGGATCGGGTCCTGCATGCCAGGTCGTATGTCCTTCCGCGCCCCAGCCGCGGAACGGGGACGCACGATGCGCAGCGGGGTGGCGCGGCACCCGCGGGCGGCTGGGAACGCAATGTTTAGGCTAAGCTAAAACGACGTACCCCGGGGTTGGAGCGGAGGTTCCCGCGGGACCCACCGCCGACTCAGGGCGGCGCGGTCTGCACCAGCACCGCGGTGAAGGCCACCACCACGCCCAGTCCCAGCGTGAGCTCGACGAACATGACGCGCCGGGCATCGACCGCGGCCATCCCCCCGGCCGCGAGGCGGTGGGTCGCTCGCGTCCAGTTCCACCACCCGAGCGCGGCGACCCCCGCCACCAGAGCGAGCTTGAGGAGGAGGCGCACGCCATACGCCGAACCGGTCAGGGCCCAGAGCCCAGGCACATGGAGCCAGGAGGCGTAGAGGCCGGTGGCGACCAGGAGGGCCACGGCGCCGCGGGCCCACGGAGAGAAGACCCGGACCCGGTGGGCGAGCGCGCCATCCGATCCGGGAGCCTTCGGGGCGTCGAGGGCCAGCACGGCGGCCAGCCCGCCCATCCACACGCCCGCCGCCCCGACGTGCAGCGCGTCGGCCAGCACGGCCAGGGTCCGGGCGCCTTCGGTGGCCACCGCGTGGCCGGTCAGACCGGGGAGGAAACAGAGCCCGAGCGTGGCCAGCGTGGCGGTCCCCCACCCCACCCCGCGCCCCGCCGCCGCGACCGCGAAGCCCGCGGCGGCCAGGAGCGCGGCGAGCCCGCCCCCCGACCAGGTCCGCCCCCAGGCCGTGGAGAGCAGCAGGGCCGCCTCGGCCCCGAGCGGCGCGAAGGGATCGCGGAAGGCGCTCAGCTGCGCCGCGAAGAGGACGGCCAGCCCCACCCCCACGGCGGCGCTGCCGAAGAGGCCCAGGCGCGCGGCGGCGCGCCCCGCGGGGGACGCCGAGGGGGCCTCACCCGGGATCAGCCGGAGCCGTCCGAAGACGGCCCCGACCGTCAGGAGGATCCCGAAGAAGACGAGCGCGCGGCCGGCCGCCGTGCCCATCCCGCGCGCTCCTGACGCTCAGCGCGCCGGCGCGACCGTGAAGTCGAACTGGTCGCGCACCACGTGGCCGTCGGGTGACATGGTGCGCCACGCCACCGTATAGGTGCCCGCCGCCAGCGACGCCGGGACCTTGGCCACCTGCACCTTGGCGTCCGAGGCGTCGGGCGCCACGTCGCCGAGCGCCACCGCCGCCCCCGCCGCGTCCAGCACGCGGATGGACGTCGCCTTGTCCTGCGGCACCTGGTTGAACCACAGGCGCACCTCCGCCACGGCCTGGACCCGCTCGTCCGCCGCGGGCGCCGACTTCACCAGGGCCAGATGCCGCACGTCCGCGGCGCGCGCCGCGCCCAGGCTCCCCAGGAGCGTCACCGCCACCGCGATTCCCGTACTCCATCGTCCGAGCTTCATCGTCGTCCTCCTGTTCAAGGCGTAGCTGTCCTACACCGGCGCGGCGACCACCGCACCGGGTCCCGACCTGCGGTCCTGCCTCAACGTGACTGCATGCGCACCTGGGCCCGCAGGCTGCGGGGTGTGCCCGGCGTCACGAACCCCGACGAGCGCAGCTCCACGTAGCGCACGTCCGCCACGTTCGCGACCTCGACGTCCAGCACCACGCCCGGTCGCCACTCCCACGACGTGCCCACGTCCAGCACGGAGTAGGGCTTCGTCTCCACGCCCGCTTCGCCCACCGGGGTGTGCGGTCCGACCACCCTCCAGGTCACCTGGAGCGGAAGCCCCTCCACGATCGGCAGCTCGGCGCGCGTCGCCACCAGGTAGCGCGATACGCCCGGCACGCGGTCGTCCCCTGCGGTCGCGATGGTGGCCCCACCCTGATCGAAGACCCCGTGCGGGTGATCCTCGTGCGGATCCACGTACGTGCCGTGCAAGCGCGCGTGGTTCCAGGTGGCACCGACCTGGAGCAGCGCAGCCTCCCAGGGCCGAATGCCCACCCGGCCTTCGATCCCCTGCCGCGTGCTCCCGCCGGTCTCCGTGATCTGCAGCGTCACGGGGTCCTGGAGTCGTTCGTTGGAGACGTCCACCCGGAACACCGAGAGATCTGCGTCCACGCGGGGGCTCCGGTATTCGGCTCCCACCTCGTGCGACCACGCCAGGTAGGGCTTGCGGTCCGGGTCGCCGATGATGCCCACGGGGCTGCGGAAGCCGCGGCTGCTGCCGGCCTTGAGCGTGAGGCCGGGCCGCCATGCGACCCGCACGCCCATCTTCGGGCTGAACACCGTGCGGGCGGAACGCTCCCACACGGGATCCGGATCGAGCCGTGGCAGGCTGCTGTGGGCGAGGTGATCCACGCGGGCGCCGAGGTCGAGCCCCACGCGCTCGCTCAACAGGACGCGCCAACGGGCATAGGCCGCGGCGGTCCGGTACGTGGCGTCCAGGTCCAGCTCCGTG
It contains:
- a CDS encoding iron dependent repressor, metal binding and dimerization domain protein, which translates into the protein MQDPIPQLPTPEHALLWFFAVALLVALLLWPGRGVVARVRRSLRSSERVRMEDALKQLLSAERRGVASSADTLAGALGITRLLASSTLQRLSEGGLVSLDPAGPSLTEAGREYALRILRTHRLWERYLADRTGVRPEDWHTVAEEAEHTLTGGEVDALSARLGHPLYDPHGDPIPRPDGSLPPYRATTLNSVEPGSAVAVTHVEDEPPEVFRQLTELGLVPGARMEVQERGTHGVRVVGEFGERVIPRSVAGHVTVRPLVEGEGIPRSRRSLADVPRGEVARVAGISPACQGPQRRRLLDLGVVAGTLVVPELVSSGGDPVAYRIRGALIALRRDQARWVEVEPAATPSVRSA
- a CDS encoding CopD family protein — encoded protein: MGTAAGRALVFFGILLTVGAVFGRLRLIPGEAPSASPAGRAAARLGLFGSAAVGVGLAVLFAAQLSAFRDPFAPLGAEAALLLSTAWGRTWSGGGLAALLAAAGFAVAAAGRGVGWGTATLATLGLCFLPGLTGHAVATEGARTLAVLADALHVGAAGVWMGGLAAVLALDAPKAPGSDGALAHRVRVFSPWARGAVALLVATGLYASWLHVPGLWALTGSAYGVRLLLKLALVAGVAALGWWNWTRATHRLAAGGMAAVDARRVMFVELTLGLGVVVAFTAVLVQTAPP
- a CDS encoding copper resistance protein CopC; amino-acid sequence: MKLGRWSTGIAVAVTLLGSLGAARAADVRHLALVKSAPAADERVQAVAEVRLWFNQVPQDKATSIRVLDAAGAAVALGDVAPDASDAKVQVAKVPASLAAGTYTVAWRTMSPDGHVVRDQFDFTVAPAR